In the bacterium genome, AAAATGTACAGTCTGTTCGGGTGGGCAGTTACGTAGACATACTCTCCCTGAATAGAAAGACTGCGGATATCTATGCCGAATTGGCCATACAGGGAGATCTCGGCAAGCGGAGTCCAATGTGTGAACGAAGTCGCGTCAAAGGCCCACAGTTGGATTCGAGACGCCACATAGAGCACGCCATTAGACACTTCCATGTCAACGCATTGGTCGTAGAAATCGTCAAGCTGGTAACTACACAGCATCGTTGGAGTGCGGGGATTCGAAAGATCGAGAACAATAAGCAGATCATCGAAATTGCCGAGCAGGAAGGCATAATGACCGCTGATGGTGATCTTGGCGTTGCCGATGTCGCGGTGGAAGTACCCCACCTCCCGTAGGTTGGTCGGATCAGTGATGTCTATGACACACAGCCCGTCGTTTTTCACGACATATCCATAGTGGTCATAGACGACCATGGAGTGCATTCCTTGATTGTCCGATGATCGAAACGTCCCGATTAAAGACGGATTGAATGCATCGGAGATATCCACGGCATGTATGCAGTTGTAGCCGTGTGCATAGACCACGTTTCCCACCAGAGTATACTCTCTGTAGGGCAAGCTCATTTCGTAGTAACCGAGTTCTTGCGGATTCTCAAGATCGGTGATGTCCACGATCTGAAGCTTGTAGTCTTCTTGCACGTAGGCGCGGTTGCCCGATACGATCACGTCCAGATCGTGGCCATAACGGTTGTAGCGGTGGATTTCCTGTGGATTCGATGGAACGGAAACGTCCACCGTCCGCAATCCGTGATAGCGATCCGCGACATAGACGAGATCTCCGGCTACTTCGAAGGAGATCAAGTCCGAAGGCGGATAGTACACTCCGACGGTCTGTGGCGCGAGCGGGTTAGAGATGTCCACGATCGCCAGCGGACATTCGGGATCGCCATAATTGACATAGGCGTATCCGTCCACCACGTCCACTCCGAAAGCGTAGCTTAGGGACTCAATGCTCGCGACCATTTGCATGGTGCTCAGGTCTACGACCTCCAGCCCGTTCCATCCACAGGCCAAAAACGCATAGTGGCCCGACACCGACACGCCACGGACTTCCTCCCATCCAGAGCGATAGTTTCCCACCACCAGAGGGGAATTGAGCTCAGTGATGTCCAGTACGAATAGGCCGGGATCGTCGCCGGCGAGATAGGCGAAGTTACCGTGCACCTCGATATCCAGTGACCGATACTCCGAGGAACTCCAGATTACCACTGGTTCCGCCGGATCGGTGATATCCAGGAATAGCGGTCCGGGGCTGGCAGCGACGAAAGCGAAATTGTCCACGATCTGAATGGCGTTCGCAGAGCATTGGATCGGAACCTGAGGAATCTCGAGGGGCTGTGCCGGGTTTGACACGTCAATCACGCGAAGACTCCCCCCGGTTCCCACATAGGCAAAATCACCGGCGACAGTTACCGTTTGCGTCCACTCGAAAGGAAGTTGACCGAGATCTACCGGCGCGGAAGGATTGGACAAATCC is a window encoding:
- a CDS encoding T9SS type A sorting domain-containing protein, with amino-acid sequence MSGKLRFSFVLILSLSLYTGVVGAQDNHNITCIHQYYHNWQDGVYDVTVQNNIAYLACGSEGLRIVDLSNPSAPVDLGQLPFEWTQTVTVAGDFAYVGTGGSLRVIDVSNPAQPLEIPQVPIQCSANAIQIVDNFAFVAASPGPLFLDITDPAEPVVIWSSSEYRSLDIEVHGNFAYLAGDDPGLFVLDITELNSPLVVGNYRSGWEEVRGVSVSGHYAFLACGWNGLEVVDLSTMQMVASIESLSYAFGVDVVDGYAYVNYGDPECPLAIVDISNPLAPQTVGVYYPPSDLISFEVAGDLVYVADRYHGLRTVDVSVPSNPQEIHRYNRYGHDLDVIVSGNRAYVQEDYKLQIVDITDLENPQELGYYEMSLPYREYTLVGNVVYAHGYNCIHAVDISDAFNPSLIGTFRSSDNQGMHSMVVYDHYGYVVKNDGLCVIDITDPTNLREVGYFHRDIGNAKITISGHYAFLLGNFDDLLIVLDLSNPRTPTMLCSYQLDDFYDQCVDMEVSNGVLYVASRIQLWAFDATSFTHWTPLAEISLYGQFGIDIRSLSIQGEYVYVTAHPNRLYIFDMTDPTAPHITGCYQTPGLPYAVTVMGNIAVVADYDNLGFYNCSGALPSGERRAPENPQAFAVSPAYPNPFNSSTQIPFEIAAQNRVTISIFDVLGRTVTTLTDQEFAAGRHTLRWDGMDESGRMVASGRYFVQVRSGDVIRNVPILYLK